The stretch of DNA GCCAGCGTAGAAAAAGAATGGCAAGCCGGTCAACGCAATTACCGTGCGCAGTTTGAGCAAGGTGGGCAGGACAGCATTAAGAAAATTTTCACTAGCTTGGGCACCCTCAGCCGCGGTGAGCTAGCGGGTGAGCGTATCGAAGTCGCCCTAGATACCCAAAATCAAGAAGATGAACATTCGTGTTTTTCAGATAACACCCACCGCGACATCGTTGTGAACGCCAAAGGCATTCAAAACGTCTGGGAAGGCCGCTTTGTGCGTCGGAATGGCGAAGTGCTTGAAGGGGCGAGCCTAAAAGCCTTGGTTGCGCAAAAGAATGCCAGCGTCGCAGATGCCGTTAGCGCCAATATGCTCAGCACCGTACAAGCAGCTGAAGCCATTGAAGCACCATTTGATCGCGAAATCGTCGGCAAAAAAGACGCCGCCGGCCGCAAGCGGGTACAAGCCGTAGTTGAATCACTTAAAAATCAAACGAAAGAGCTAGTCAATGCCGCAAAAGAGTTGGGCATTAAACGCTTGAACACGGGCGTGTAACACCAGCGGCACAAATAATCGTCAAGGTCATGATCAATGACCTTGACCTAAAACCTCAGCGATGTCGAGCTGGGGTTTTGTTATTACAGGGAATCAGCAATGCACAGCAAACTTGCCCTAGCGGCTATCGTATTGGCAGGGTCAGTCTTGGCCTATGAAGGCCAAGCCTTATTGGCGCAGTATGCGCCAAGCGAAGAGCTGCCCGGCGGCGAGGTCGGCACCACCGACGATCACGGCAAAAACGCCTTTTCGCTACCCTACCCGGGCCTCAGCGATCAGCAAAAAACCGATTTTGTGGTTGGTAATTCCTTCTTTAAAAAAGCTTGGGTGGAAGCGCCGTCGTCCACCAAGGCGCGCGATGGCCTCGGCCCGCACTTTGTAGCGCAATCTTGCGGCGCCTGCCACACGCTCGATGGTCGCGGCGCACCGCCCGACTTTAGCAATGGCATCCAGCAAGAGCAGCCAATGGCCTTGCTGATTCGTCTGTCGATTCCCGGCCAGAAGCCCGATCCGGTGTATGGCGGCCAACTGAATAACCGTGCTATTCCGCACGTCAAACCCGAAGGCCAAGTGCAAATCAAATACGAAACGATCACTAGCCAGTTTGCCGATGGCACCAAGTACGAATTGCTCAAGCCACACTACCGTATCAGTGATTTGGCTTATGGACCAATGCATAAAGACATTATGCTCTCCCCCCGTATTGCCCCACAAATGATTGGGCTTGGGCTGCTAGAGGCCATACCCGAGGCCAAGATCCTCGCCAACGCCGCCAAGCAAAAGGCGGACAATAAAGGCATCAATGGCGAGCCCAACTACGTGTACGACGCCTTTGCCAAAAAAGAGCTGATTGGCCGCTTTGGCTGGAAAGCCAATGTCGCCTCGATTGGCCACCAAAGCGCCGGTGCGTTCTTGGGCGATATCGGCATTACCTCAAGCATTAATCCGCACGAAGACTGCATGCCAGCGCAAACCGATTGCAAAAAAGCCCCTAGCGGCGGTAAGCCGGAGATCGACGACAAAACGCTAAAACAAGTGATTTTGTATTCGCAAACGCTGGCTGTCCCGACGCGCCGCGACGCCGACAGCCCCGCCGTGCTGCACGGCAAGCAGATTTTTAAAGACGCCAATTGCGTCAGCTGCCATACGCCGAGCTACAAAACTGGCGAATTCAAAGCCATCCCACAGCTGGCGAACCAGACTATTTATCCGTACACCGACTTGCTGCTGCACGATATGGGAGAGAGTTTGGCCGATGGTCGACCCGATGGCCGCGCCAATGGTCGCCAATGGAAAACCCCACCACTGTGGGGCTTGGGGCTGGTGCATACCGTCAACGGTCACACACGTTTCTTGCATGATGGCCGCGCGCGTAACCTCATGGAAGCAGTACTCTGGCATGGCGGCGAAGCCGAGGCCAGCAAGCAATATGTACTAAAACTCACGGCGCAGGATAGAGAAAACCTGCTGACGTTCCTCAATTCTTTATAAGGCCAACTATGTCACCGCTCATACGTCAAGCCACTTTCCTGATTGGCGCCCTAGTTAGTCTTGCTAGTGCGTACAGCCTCGCTGCAGAGATGCCCGATAGCAATGGCCCTGTACCCACACCCGCATGGGCGCAAGCCTGGCTAGATGAAGGCTATTTACCGCGACAACAAGCACTAGGCCAAGCCGCCGATCAACTCGTCACCAGCAGTGCGGCACTGTGCGAACAAGCCGATGCCAATAAACTTAAAGCAGTGCGTGCGGCATGGCTGGCCACCAGCACAGCATGGCGCGCACTGGACGGGGCCCCCGCAGGCCCCATGGTGCTCGCCCGCTTAGGCCGCAAAATTGATTTTCGTCCCGTCCGGGTCGCGGAGCTGGAAGCCGCCATTCAGGGTGGTCCAAGCAATGTTGCCACCCAAGGCTTGGCGGCAATGGAATATTTGCTGTGGGGCGATGCCCCTAACAGCCCGATTCTGAACCAGCTAAAAAACCCTGTCCGCTGTGGGTATCTAGCAACAACCAGCAAATCAATTGCTGTTGAGATACATACCCTCGATGATGGCTGGCGAATTTATCGCGAACAACTTGGCGCAGACAACCCCTTCTTTCGGCAAAATATGTTTTCCGAGCACGTGAATCTGATGATCGCCAGCCTGACGGGGCTGAGCAAACGGATGCCCGCTGCAGAAACCGTAAACGCCGAACAATTTGCCGAATGGCGCAGCAATAGTGCCAAAGCGCAATTGCTGGCCCAGCTTGGCGGATTTGAGCGAGCTATGCGCGGCGTTAATCGGCAGCTAGCTGAATCGGGGCACAGCAAGCTCGCCCAAGCCATGCAGGCCGACTTAGGTGAGGCGCAAGCGCAATGCAGTAAGCTGCCAGATACCCTCGAAAAAGCCCCAGCGAAAGCTCGCCTCAGCTGCAATAAAGCCCTGTTGCAACTCAAAAAACGCCTACAGGATGAAATTGCAGAAAAACTCGATTTAAGCCTCGGCTTTACCGAGGGTGATGGAGACTAAGCCAAGATGCTAACTCGGCGTGACTTTCTGCGTAGTTCGCTACAAATCAGCGCATTATCACTGGCATCCACCCACGTATGCGCAGGAGAACAACCGCCTGTCTTATTGAGTGCCAGCTGGGATGACGAGCAATCAAGCTTTGGGGCACTCGGCAGCAATATCGTCGGCTTACCGAGTCGTGGGCATGGTATTTTGCCGCTCCCTGCTGGGGAGGCTATCGTCCTGAGTCGGCGCTTAGGCCAATGGCTGGCCCGCATTAATTGGCAGCGTGGTGAGCTGATTCAATTGCAGCAAGCTGCGTTTGATCGGCATTTCTTTGGCCATGGTCTGCTCAGTACAGATCGGTCAACCTTATTGACCACTGAAAATAACGACGAAAATAGCACAGGGCTGATTGGCGTTTACGAAACGGCAACGCTAAAGCGGCTCGCTGAGATCCCCTCTGGGGGTATTGGCCCGCATGAGCTGCTGTGGTTAGTGCCTAACAGGATACTTGCCGTAGCGAATGGCGGTATTCTGACCTTACCGGAAACCGGCCGTACCAAACTGAATCGCGGCAGTATGAATCCCAGCATTGCACTGATCGAATGGCCATCAGGCAAGTTACTTGACCAATTTACCATTGCAGACAAAGCTCTGAGCCTGCGGCATTTGGCGCTGGCCAGCGATGGCACACTAGGCATTGCACTGCAGGCTGAATACCCTCTAGTCCAGCAACACCGGAACGCGCCCTTACTCGCTTTATTACGCCCGCAAGCTGCTCAGTTGGAGCTGGCACCACAAGCACCCGATTTAATGGGCTATGGTGCCAGCATCGCCGCGGTGGGCAATGAATTTCTTATCAGCGCCATGCGTGGCAATCAATTAGCCCGCTGGAGCAGCGATGGCAGCCCTCTTCCCGCCCTAGCAATCCCGCGTCCCGCTGGCATTGCAAGCCAAGGCCAACAAGCGTGGATCAGCAGCGAGACAGGCGGAATCTACCGGTATAACACCCAAAGCCATAATTTAATTGAGCTAGCAGGCTATACCCAACGTAAATGGGATAATCACCTAGTTCTCGCCGCTTAATCATCGCGCCCACGATGATGGTGACGTCCACCATGCCAATCATTCCCACGCCAATGATCTCGCGGGCGATATGCATCGCGATACCAGCGATCCTGCACAAAATAAACGGGGCGCGCGCAGGCGCGATATGCACTGCAATGCCGTTGCCAATGGCGGGCATGCCCCGGCGGAACGCGCAAATAAATGGGCTCGTATTGATAGCGGGAACGATGAATCAATTGCGGCTGCTCGTAAATCAGTGTGGGACGTACCCGCTGCCCAACCTCAATTTGCCCATAGAAATTGGGGTCACCGACGCGCAGTGAAACTCCGACATCCGCAGCGTGTGCTCCGCTTGCCAATACAATACACACACCAAAGGCTAACAATAATCGGCTGAAAAATAGATGCATGGCCGCTACTCCTAAATACGATAGCGCCATTATCGATGGATACAACTGAATCCCAGATGAACCAACAATCATCTGCTACCCCTAGCAAGGCTGGGTAGCCACGGATTTATTCGGGCAAGATACCTGCGTCAATAATATTGCCATTTTCATCGGTGATCCCGCGCAGGGTTACACCGTAGGCCTGAAAGCCCAGCCGCAAATCATGCGGGCGATAATCGAGGCAGTCATGCTGATGGCCGTGAAAAGCGCGCTGTACGCCGAGTTTATGCCCCAATTGATCGAGCGCATGAAAACCATACGGATGGCAGCTTGGCGCTTCGTGCGTCACCAGAATATCGGCGCTTTCCAGCGCTAATGCTTGGTAATCAGTGTAGAAAATCGTACTACGATGTTTGCGCGGCAAGCCACCACGCCAGTAATTGCTTTGCCCGCAATGTGCCAGATAATGCGCCTGACTAGGGTAATTGGGGTGCGCAGGTGGCATCCAGATCTGGCCACGGAAAATCCCACCTAGCCCAGCAACGCGTTTACCGGCAATTTCCACGACGCGACCATGCAGGTTACGATCAGCTAATTTTGATTCAAACAGGTGGGTATAGTCATAGAAGGTATCGGTATCGTGATTTCCATGGATATACCATACCTCGGTCATATCCAGAATTTCCGCCAAGACTTCATCCAGCGGCTTGGGTGCCTGAATATCGCCGAGCAAAACGATGGCGTCCGGCCGGTGCTGCTGCACCGCGCGGATCACATGCTCAAACCGGCCATGCGTGTCGCCACAGAAAAAAATCATTGCTTGCCCAGGGAAATAAGTCGAAAACGCTTCTAAATGATATTGTATTGCAAAACGACGACTTACAGAGCGCGATTTCGGCGCTAAATCCGTACAAGGCTCACCTCTGCCCTCCTACCCATCTTTCATACGGTGAGCTAGCTCACAGCTCGCCTTGGCTACGTTAGGCTGGCCGATTTGACGCGATCGCCCAAGCAGCGTAGTCTTCCACGCCCTTCTTGCCTGTTTTCATTGCGAATGCAATGGCTGCGGCATCTCATTTCAGGCATTCGGCTTTATTTCATGACTCAAATCCTCGCGTCCGCTTGCGGCATTGACTTTGGCACTTCCAACTCGACCGCCGGTATTGTTACCCCGCAAGGCGCCCAATTGCTGGCATTGGAAGAAGGTAAACTTACTTTACCTTCCGCGGTGTTCTTCAATCTGGAAGAAGACACGATGGCCTATGGTCGTGCCGCGCTGGCCGAATATCTGGAAGGCTATGAAGGCCGTCTGATGCGCTCGATGAAAAGCCTGCTTGGCAGCAGCCTGATGGATGCCGGCACCGAAATCGGCGGGCGACATTTATCGTTTAAAAACCTGATCGGCCACTTAATCGGTGAAGTGAAAACCCGCGCCGAACAATCGGCAGGTCGTTCTTTCGATTCAGTCGTGCTTGGTCGCCCGGTGCATTTTGTTGACGATGATAAGGCAGCAGATGATCAAGCGGAAGCTACGCTGGCCGAGATCGCCCGCGGTTTGGGTTTTAAAGAAGTTAGCTTTCAATTCGAACCGATTGCTGCTGCGCACGATTACGAGCAGCGAATTGAAAAAGAAGAGTTGGTACTCATCGTCGACATCGGCGGTGGTACATCGGATTTCTCACTAGTCCGCCTGTCACCCGAACGCAGGGGTATGGCCGACCGATCAGCAGATCTATTGGCCAGCGGCGGTGTACATATCGGGGGTACTGATTTCGACAAACGCCTGTCGCTCTCCGGCGTAATGCCCGAGCTGGGCATGGGCACCTTGCTGACCAATAACGCCGAATTTCCCAATAGCGTGTTTTTCCAGCTTGCCACCTGGCACACGATTAACTTTGCCTACACGCGCAAAATGTGGCGCACTTTCCAAGATATTTCACCTGAAGTGGTCGATAAAGTGCGCTTTGAGCGGCTGCTGAACGTGATTCGCCAGCAAGCCGGACACCATCTGGCCATGCGCGTCGAGGAAGCCAAAATCGGCTTATCAAATCAGCTCAGCGTCGCACTCGATCTGGTCGAAGCCGAAAAGGGGCTGATGGCCAATATCAGCCGCGATACGTTTGAAAACGCGATTGCGCAAGAAACCCGCCGCGTCTGCGCGTCGGCCTTGGCCACACTGGCGCAAGCTGGCGTCGCGCCCGATGCGGTCGATACGCTTTTTTTCACCGGTGGCTCATCCGCCGTACCGGCACTGCGCAGCGCACTATCCGCGGCCTTCCCCGTCGCTCGCGCGGTTGAAGGCGACCATTTTGGCAGTGTGGGTTGTGGCTTGGCGGTCGTGGCGCAACAGCGGTATGGTTGAGCAATGATTAAGCGCTAGCTGAGATCTTTGCCACACCCACAAGCGCCATCATCAGAATGTAAGTTTAGAAAAAGATACAATAGGGGCGTTGAACATCAATTCCTCTATGGTATCTATGTCACCGCACAGTCCAAAACAGCCTCGACTTCACACCATCATCAGCACGTTGCTCATCGCGGCCATACTCAGTGCTTGCTCACCCAGTACGCCGGGCGCTAAAAGCCTCAATAGAGAAGAGTTAATGAAGTTGGTATTCCCGACTTGGGAGCCAAAAGGTAAAAATCAGATTCAAGATATTAACCAGCCCAGCGATCAAGTACAAACCAGCTCTACCCCTGCCGAAAACGAATTACGCTACCGAATTACTCCGCAGCAAGTCGTACAGCTCGATGCGGATCATGCCGTCATGATCACCGGCTCGGCACTCGTCGATCAAACCGGAGAAATTGCGGGTGGTCATGCTTCACCGGGTATTATCAGCGCATTCTGGTTTAAGAAAGATAAAGACCTTTGGACATTCGTCTCTCAACAAGACGAAGTCGCTACTGCAGGTAAATATGGCGAGCCTGACGAGACTAAAGTAATCCGCTTGGATCAAACTCGGTTTGCCATCTCGATTGAAAGTTCGGATTGTTTTCAAGGCGAATGCTTTACCAACCTTAATTTGTTTGAGATTGGGCAGTCTG from Chitinibacter fontanus encodes:
- a CDS encoding Hsp70 family protein; this encodes MTQILASACGIDFGTSNSTAGIVTPQGAQLLALEEGKLTLPSAVFFNLEEDTMAYGRAALAEYLEGYEGRLMRSMKSLLGSSLMDAGTEIGGRHLSFKNLIGHLIGEVKTRAEQSAGRSFDSVVLGRPVHFVDDDKAADDQAEATLAEIARGLGFKEVSFQFEPIAAAHDYEQRIEKEELVLIVDIGGGTSDFSLVRLSPERRGMADRSADLLASGGVHIGGTDFDKRLSLSGVMPELGMGTLLTNNAEFPNSVFFQLATWHTINFAYTRKMWRTFQDISPEVVDKVRFERLLNVIRQQAGHHLAMRVEEAKIGLSNQLSVALDLVEAEKGLMANISRDTFENAIAQETRRVCASALATLAQAGVAPDAVDTLFFTGGSSAVPALRSALSAAFPVARAVEGDHFGSVGCGLAVVAQQRYG
- a CDS encoding metallophosphoesterase family protein translates to MIFFCGDTHGRFEHVIRAVQQHRPDAIVLLGDIQAPKPLDEVLAEILDMTEVWYIHGNHDTDTFYDYTHLFESKLADRNLHGRVVEIAGKRVAGLGGIFRGQIWMPPAHPNYPSQAHYLAHCGQSNYWRGGLPRKHRSTIFYTDYQALALESADILVTHEAPSCHPYGFHALDQLGHKLGVQRAFHGHQHDCLDYRPHDLRLGFQAYGVTLRGITDENGNIIDAGILPE
- a CDS encoding di-heme oxidoreductase family protein; this encodes MHSKLALAAIVLAGSVLAYEGQALLAQYAPSEELPGGEVGTTDDHGKNAFSLPYPGLSDQQKTDFVVGNSFFKKAWVEAPSSTKARDGLGPHFVAQSCGACHTLDGRGAPPDFSNGIQQEQPMALLIRLSIPGQKPDPVYGGQLNNRAIPHVKPEGQVQIKYETITSQFADGTKYELLKPHYRISDLAYGPMHKDIMLSPRIAPQMIGLGLLEAIPEAKILANAAKQKADNKGINGEPNYVYDAFAKKELIGRFGWKANVASIGHQSAGAFLGDIGITSSINPHEDCMPAQTDCKKAPSGGKPEIDDKTLKQVILYSQTLAVPTRRDADSPAVLHGKQIFKDANCVSCHTPSYKTGEFKAIPQLANQTIYPYTDLLLHDMGESLADGRPDGRANGRQWKTPPLWGLGLVHTVNGHTRFLHDGRARNLMEAVLWHGGEAEASKQYVLKLTAQDRENLLTFLNSL
- a CDS encoding DUF1513 domain-containing protein produces the protein MLTRRDFLRSSLQISALSLASTHVCAGEQPPVLLSASWDDEQSSFGALGSNIVGLPSRGHGILPLPAGEAIVLSRRLGQWLARINWQRGELIQLQQAAFDRHFFGHGLLSTDRSTLLTTENNDENSTGLIGVYETATLKRLAEIPSGGIGPHELLWLVPNRILAVANGGILTLPETGRTKLNRGSMNPSIALIEWPSGKLLDQFTIADKALSLRHLALASDGTLGIALQAEYPLVQQHRNAPLLALLRPQAAQLELAPQAPDLMGYGASIAAVGNEFLISAMRGNQLARWSSDGSPLPALAIPRPAGIASQGQQAWISSETGGIYRYNTQSHNLIELAGYTQRKWDNHLVLAA
- a CDS encoding imelysin family protein; protein product: MSPLIRQATFLIGALVSLASAYSLAAEMPDSNGPVPTPAWAQAWLDEGYLPRQQALGQAADQLVTSSAALCEQADANKLKAVRAAWLATSTAWRALDGAPAGPMVLARLGRKIDFRPVRVAELEAAIQGGPSNVATQGLAAMEYLLWGDAPNSPILNQLKNPVRCGYLATTSKSIAVEIHTLDDGWRIYREQLGADNPFFRQNMFSEHVNLMIASLTGLSKRMPAAETVNAEQFAEWRSNSAKAQLLAQLGGFERAMRGVNRQLAESGHSKLAQAMQADLGEAQAQCSKLPDTLEKAPAKARLSCNKALLQLKKRLQDEIAEKLDLSLGFTEGDGD